TTTGAACTGCAACTCTTCCTGCATCTCTTGCCTGCTGGTCTACTCTGAAGACTGACCATGTCActgtaatcatgtgagccaatcttttaaaataaaaatctctcttcccacatacatacacatatacatatagatatgtgCACACACATCCTGTTGATTCTGTTCTCTGAGAACTGTGATTAACACTGACACCATTTATCAAAACTGCTCATActggaccaggcgcagtggctcacgcctgtaatcccagcactttgggaggccgaggcacgtggatcacctgagatcaggagttcgagaccacccttgTCAACActgcgaaaccccatctctactaaaaatacaaaaaaattagccgggtggccgggcgcggtggctcaagcctgtaatcccagcactttgggaggccgagacgggcggatcacgaggtcaggagatcaagaccatcctggctaacacggtgaaaccccgtctctactaaaaaatacaaaaaagtagccgggcgaggtggcgggcgcctgtagtcccagctactcgggaggctgaggcaggagaatggcgtgaacccaggaggcggagcttgcagtgagctgagatccggccactgcactccagcctgggcgacagagcgagactccgtctcgaaaaaaaaaaaaaaaaaaaaaaaaaaaaattagctgggtgtcgtggcatgcgcctgtaatcccagttactctgaaggctgaagcaggagaatcgcctgaacccaagaggcagaggctgcagtgagccaaaggttgtgccacttcactccagcctgggtgacagagcgagactccatctcaaaacaaaacaaaacaacaacaaaaaaaaaactgctcatGCTGGTTATGATACATCCACAAAACAGAATATGCTACACCCACAGGGAAGGATGCAGACTCTCTATGTAATGATATGGAAAGATCTCCAAGATGTATTAACAAAAGTATGTAGAGTGTGCAATTATCTGTGTAAACAAAAAAAGgtgtaaaaatacaaattcccatttttttttttttttttttgagacggagtcttgctctgtcacccaggctggagtgcggtggcgccatctcggctcactgcaagctccacctcccaggttcatgccattctcctgcctcagcctcccgtgtagctgggactacaggcgcccaccaccgcacctggctaattttttgtatttttattagagacggggtttcaccgtgttagccaggatggtctcgatctcctgacctcgtgatccgcccgtcttggcctcccaaagtgctgggattacaggcgtgagccaccgcgcctggccccgtttatattattttatttatttatttatttttttgagacggagtctcactctgtcacccaggctggagtgcagtggcgtgatcttggctcactgcaacctctgcctccctattcaagcgattctcctacctcagcttcctgactagctgcaactacaggcgcctgccaccacgcctggctattttttttttttttttttttttttgagatggagtctcgctctgtcgcccaggctggagtacagtggcgcgatctcggctcactgcaagctccgcctcctgggtttacgccattctcctgcctcagcctcccgagtaactgggactacaagcgcccaccacatcgcccagctagtttttttgtattttttttagtagagacggggtttcaccgcgttagccaggatggtctcgatctcctgacctcgtgatccgcccatctcggcctcctaaagtgctgggattacaggcttgagccaccgcgcccggcctagttttgtatttttagtagagacagggtttctctatgttggtcaggcttgtctcgaactgctgacctcaggtgatccacccaccttggcctcccaaagtgctgggattacaggtgtaagctaccacgCCTGCcttgttttactctttttttataCTCTTTGATAAATGTACATATTctatgacccagcagttccatgCCCATGTAATTACCTTATAAATACACCTCCATATGTGCAAAACAACACATATACAAGGATATTCTGTTGTGACATTATTtgtaagagaaaaagaatggaaacaaCCTAGACACCCATCAGCAGGAAACTGATTAAATAAATCATCCGTTTGAAATAAAACAGTACATTTGTTACCAAGAATGACGCAATTCTCTGTGTTCTGATATGGAACGATTTCCAAGTtgaatggagaaaagaaaggtgCAGGACGGTGTGCACATAATGCTACCATTTGTGTGGGAAGAAAAGTGAAACTATATGCATATCTGTTTGCAAATGCAGTTAATGTCTCCAGAACACAGAATAAACTAATAACAGTGGCTGCTTCTGGGGAGGAGAACTGGGTAACTGGGAAACAGTGGTGGGGACGGGTTATTACCTTACACTATACATTTTGAATCATGGGCATGTTTTATCTATtcaaaactttataaaatatctGAGGATGtatttgccgggcgcggtggctcatgcctgtaatcctagcactttgggaggctgaggtgggcagatcacgaggtcaagagatcgagatcatcctggctaacatggtgaaaccctctctctactaaaaatacaaaaaattaactgggtgtggtggcgggtgcctgtagtcccagctactcgggaggctgaggcaggagaatggtgtggacctaggaggcagagcttgcagtgagcagagatcacacaactgcactccagcctgggagacagagcgagcctgtctcaaaaaaacaaacaaacaaacaaaaatttctgaGGAGGAGAGGTCTTGGAGAGGAGAAGCAGGAAAAGTCACATGCTAGGGTGGGGGCTAAAGCCATCTGTACACAAAGCATTTCAGTTTCACATGTTATGCTTTTTCCTGGGGCTTTTAACCTGAGTTTTCCCTGGAATTGCTCTTACAAATTCCAGTGCTGGAACAGACCCATTTTTACTGGAGACCCAGGATCTTCACAAAATcaggaagataatttttaaagacagagcaAGCACTAGCTCTCTGCAAGGGACACCACTCTTTAATCCATGCAGCAGAAAGACAACTGGATCCAGACCTTTTCTTCAGAACCTTTTTATTCATCCTCTAACCAACAGAGGTGGTTGGCTTGAACTCAAACTAAAATGGCCTCAAAAGGCCCGCCTGGTTACAATATGACAGGGCAAAACCAGAAGTGGGGACAGAGTTTAGCCTCAGTTCTCTGCAGAGAAGACCAAGCATGTATTTAGACACAGGTGCCTCATTAAAAACTGATTGGCAATGTTCCACCAGCACAGACCCAGAGTGTGCAGAAATCCGTGGGGGCTCTGTACACATGTCATTCAGGCAATCCGCCAATTCCTCAGCCATAAACAAGCTCTTGCTTTTTGGGAGGAGGGTGATTAGCATGTTATCTTGAATGATGGCACCATTTGTTTACTCTGGAACTTTGAAGGGGAGGTGACAATTTATTTTCTCCCCTGAATCTGAGATGCAGTGGCCTACCTGTCACAGTATCTAAAATGTGTCCTGGAAGACAGATAGGTGGTGGTGGTTGCCCTAACACAGAGTTTACGGGGTAATTGTGTTGGGCTCTTTAAGTACTTAATcctgttgtttttcagaaaccctTTGCACCTGGGCTCCCAAGAAGCCAGCAGGGCCCCATGGAGCATCCCACAGGCCTGTGAGTGAAGTGCCTCTCAGAGCAGTCAcccagggaagggaggagggcagggaacGGGGCCAGGGGAGATGTAGGGACAGAAATCAGCAGAAACACTCCATGCTGGTTCTGACTCGCTCCATCTCGTGCAGGAAGCTGTAGAACTGAGGCAAGGTTAATTCTGGGGAGAGAAAATTCAGCTTCAGATAAATGTTTCCAACTCCACAGAATCATccaagaaaattaatttccatgcagaggatttttttttcttttttggcttagTACATCTAAGCAGCTCTTGATGGGTAATTGATCATAATAAAGAACTGAGAGACTTGAATGCAGAAGGTTCTCTgctccataggaaaaaaaaaggggaatGAGTGTTCAAATGGCACAGCTCCACAGCACAAAGAGATGAAAGGGTATTATTCGGGATGTTCAATGGGACTTCTACGGCAAGTCCCATCTTCTACGGCAAGAGCAAGAAGCTCTTGCCCGTCAACCTTCTTCTTCAATCCCGGACATTCcgttccctccctttccctttttcAAAATGGCTCTTCAACTATGGGGGCTCCAACCTGCCAATGGCTTTCTAACACTCCTTGTGCCATCTTTCAGGAGAGGAAAGGCAGTGGAACAGCTACTCCACAGCTGGCAATGACTGTTTTTATAGAAGACATGATTTGTGGTGAGTGTCACCAGCCCCTGACTGCAGAGAACACGGAAAAGGTGAAGAGGTTCAAGAGGGAATTCAGACTCACCTATATACACATTTTCGGTTTGATTTCCTTTCTTAACCACCAACTTCAgctgatgaaagaaaaagaaatcatttaaattaaaatgacaactgggcaaagaaattaaaacccttTGACTTAATTAAGCTTCCAACCTGAGAGTCCTACAGGAGCAGTATGGATCATCTACCACTGAAAATTCTGACAATTCCCATGATTACAGGAACAATCACATGTCAATGAATAACACCAGGATCTATTCATCTGAAAGTAGGCATGTTAGTGACCACATCTCTAGCTGGCCACACTGCTCTGAGATAGATATATAAGGTACTTCAGTAAAACATCCATTTAAATGGATATTTAAATGGATCGATATTTAACCCAATGTAGATTTGATAATTTTTAACCAAGTCAAAAATCTACCCATTTTCAAGGATCAGGAGAAGACTTACTTGTAAAAATATACTTCCCACTTTCTCCACTTCGCTGCTCCCAGATGTCactatgacaaaaaaaaaaaaaagagagagagagaaataacaaGTGACTGATTGAGGACTGACCCTGAAGACCCTAGTTTTGCAGTTGTCCAGCAGAAGCCATGTGGGGGCAAGTATGAGGGCAGCAAGGTGTGCTTCTGGAAAGTCAACTTATCCAGAGCCATGAATGGAAACAGCTACTGAATGTGGGCAGAATACAAAACAGCAGGTGCTGCCCCAACAGTGCCTTCTCCACAGTGGCTGTGTCACAGCCTCTGCACCCCGACCCTGTACCACCCAAATAACCCAGGACTGGTTGTAACTAGTTACCTCCAAATTTCCACTCCATATCTATGAGCTGGTTAATCATCAGAGTCTGACCAATGGCCCATCGAGCAAGGGTGGGAGCATTCTGCTTCCActggaacaaaagcaaaagccaAAGTCAATTACAATAGGAAAAATCTCCCCCTCTCCATCCTGCCCCAAACATTGCAATATTTAGCATTGACACAGATAGTGGGGAGGGTGCAGAACCAAGGGCTCAACCTATATGCACATACCTAGGGATGGAGGAGGGTACAGAGTGGAAGACCACAACATTAATGTTGTATTTTTCATTCCAAGATTTAATCCATCTTGGAATAAAAACTGTGCTGCCATCACACTGGCCCCCACATGGCTTCTACTAGACAATTGCAAAATTGGGGTCTTCAGGGTAAGTTCTCAGtcacttgttatttttctttttgtcacagTGACATCTGAAAGCAGTGAACTGGAGAAAGCAGGAGGTATATTTTTACAAGTAAGTCTTCTCCTGATCCGTGAAAATGGGCAGATTTTTGACTAGGTCAAATCAGGAAAAATGATTAGAGATGCACTGAATAGCGCTGGTTAACGCTGTGCGTATGACACTCGCTTGAAGCCAAATGAAAACTTTAGGCTGGGGAAATGATAATTCTGATGGATGGTTTTGGCTTACTTGGCATTTTCCgttgttttctctctttgtgaTATAAAAgcaaggggccaggcgtggtggttcacgcctgtaatcccagcactttgggaggccgaggagtgtggatcacctgaggttagcagttcaaggccagcctggccaacatggtgaaaccccgtctctactaaaaatacacaatttggccgggtgtggtggctcatgcctataatcccagcactttgggaggctcaggcaggtggatcacaatgtcaggacatagagaccatcctggctaacacagtgaaaccccatctccactaaaaatacaaaaaattagccaggcatggtggcaggtgcctgtagtcccagctactcgggaggctgaggcaggagaatggcctgaaccctggaggcggagcttgcagtgagcccagattgcgccactgtactccagcctgggcgacagagcgagactctgtctctaaaaaaaaaaaaaaaacaaaattagcgcatggtggcacatgcctgtaatcccagctacttgggaggctggggcaggagaactgcttgaacccaggaggtggaggttgcagtgagccgagattgtgccattgcactccagcctggacaacaagagcaaaactccatctcaaaaagaagaaaagaaaagaaaagaggccgagcatggtggctcacacctgtaatcccagcactttgggaggcagaggcgagtggatcacgaggtcaagagttcgagaccatactgactaacacagtgaaacctcatctctactaaaaatacaaaaaattagccgggcatggtggcatgtgcctgtagtcccagctactcaggaggctgaggcaggaaactcacttgaactcgagaggcagaggttgtggtgagccgagatcacgccactgcactccagcctggacagaaagcgactatcttttttttttttttttttttttttgagacagagtctcactctgttgcccaggctggagtgcagtggccggatctcagcttactgcaagctccgcctcccgggtttacgccattctcctgcctcagcctcccgagtagctgggactacaggcgcccgccacctcgcccggctagtttttgtattttttagtagagagggggggtttttaccgggttagccaggatggtctcaatctcctgacctcgtgatccgcccatctcggcctcccaaagtgctgggattacaggcttgagccaccgcgcccggcctgcgactatctttttaaaaaaaaaaaaaaaaaaaaaaaaagcaagggctCTTAATTAACCTCGATTAAGAGGAATTATACCTTTTCAGAAAAGTAAGTGGCTTTCTCCTCACTAAGACCTACAAGAGAACAGAAGGAGatattaacataataaaaagCCTCAGAAGCCAGTCACCCTGAGCAATCTTGGCCAATGACCTACCCAGAGTTATAAAATCCACCTGGACCTGCTTGGCTGTGAGGCTCTTCTTCAAagcacctgggaggcaggggagaaATCAGTTAGAAAGGCAGACCAGTGAATTAGTCAGCAACACGTATTTAATGGGCACAACGTATGTGACCTAAAGGACAAAAGGAACACTCAAAGACTGGCCAGCTCCAAGAAGATCTCAATCCAGCCACAGGGAAAGAGCATCCGAAATgaccagaaaacaagaaagacagtacatttttaaatttatttattttatttaaaaaatatatttatatttttgaaatgaagtctcactccgtcgcccaggctggagtgcagtggtgcaatcttggctcattgcaacctgtacctcctgggttcaagtgattttcatgcctcagcctcctgaacagctgggactacaggtgtgcaccaccacacccaaccaatttttgtatttttaatagagactgggttttaccatgttgaccaggctggtctcgaactactaacttcaagtgatctgcctacctcggcctcccaaaatgctaggattaaaggggtgagagccaccatgcccggcacttttttttttttttttttttttttttttattgtacaacACTATTATTTATCCCTCCAGCAAGTGTGAGAGAAGtcagagacaaaagaaaagactTCACGGTCTTGGGGATGGAGCAACTGGTCTGAGCAATGAGTAAGGCTACGAATTACTGGAGCAAAAGGCAGGGGAGCGTAATGTCAGGTTGGGCACAGGGGGCAACCACCTAGAGCCCCACAATGCATTATGTAGCCACTATTGCATGCGGTTAtgcaaatttaattaaataaaatttaaaattccattccTCAGTCTCACTAGCTATTTCCTGTGTCAAATGATCACACAAGGCCAGGGACCATTGTATTGAACACTGAAGATTACAGaccatttacatctgcagagaaAGTTCTATCGGATGGCGTTATCCTAGGAAATTAGCTTTCACGCAGTACGCCAAGATAGACTAAACAGACTAACCTCTACAATTCACAAGTCACTTCCAGAGGGGCTGTCAAAACTTCTCAGAAGCCCTAGGAACACTCCCCTGTGATGGCCACCTTGTTTTGCTAGGCTCCAATTCCTGAAAACAAAGCCAGCAATCTGGGCTTCTCAATGTTTAACCTGCAGGCTACATCGCCAGTCAGAATTTGGCAACCACTCTCAATTTTCCACTTTTTAGTTCACCAGAAAATGACTAATTAAAGAATAGGAAGATGCCCACCACCATCAAGGGAAGGCCCTGAACCTATACCCTAAACCCaagtccccacccccacctcactccagaaaaacaatcctaaaggCTGTTGTACCGGTAAAATCAACCATATAAACAAAGGGAGGAAATCTTTTATCTCCAAAATCAGAGTGAGCAAGGAAGCCACACAGAATAAAAAAGGCAAGACCCCAGGAAACCTTAGCCATAAAGGCCCTCTGAGAAGGTGGCTCCTTCCCAGCCAATCCAATTAACTCATAACTACCATGAATATAGCTTCTTGGTTTATACTGAATTCAAATCCAATACTTTATTTGACAATCCCAAAACACTGGGctttattattgtaattttttttttttttttttgagacagtgagatggggtttcactctatcgcccaggctgaagtgcagttgggcaatctcagctcacctcccCCCGCCCGGCGgggtgctcaagcaatcctcccacctcagcctcccgcacaGCTGGGAttacgacacccagctaattttttgaatttttgtagggacagggtcttgccaaGTTGCcgaaactggtctcaaactcctgaactcaagcaatccacccaccttggcctcccaaagtgctgggattacagacaggagccactatgctcagctattattttaactttatttaccAGGAAAGATTAAGCATTTTTGGGAGAAAATCTGTCAAATCCAGATAGTCAAGAATTGTACTGCCAAGAATTCACCCAACCAAGCTGCACCCAAAAGCACACTGAGATATACAAGGGAAGCTCTTTAGCAATGTAGATAGTAGGGACGAAAGGTCATGgagagaccaggcacagtggctcacgcctgtaatcccagcactttgggaggccgaggtgggtggatcacttgaggtcagcagttcgagaccagcccggccaacatggcaaaaccccatctctactaaaaatacaaaagttagccgggcatggtggcacacgcctgtatccccagctacttgggaggctgaggcaggagaatcgcttgaacccaggaggcagaggttgcagtgagccgagatggcgccactgcatcaCAGCcttgcgacagagcgagactctgtctcaaaaaaacaaaaaaagaaaaaaaaattaaaaaaaaaaaataaacaggctgggcacctgttacacaattagccaggaggctggaggcagaagaatcatctgagcccgggaggtagaagttgccgtgagccgagatctcaccactgcactcaagcctgggcaacagagcgagactccgtctcaaaaacaaacaaacaacaacaaaaacaacaaacaaaaactcaagtCAGACCATGTCTTTTTTTCTGCTCAAAGCCCTCTACTATCTCCTATTTCACTCACAGTAAAATCCAAAGGTTGTACAATACCCTGCATGCTCTGGCCTCCTCTTAGAACCCCTAGGCTCTCTCCCTTGCTTACTCTGCTATTTTTAGGATATGCCAGGCAGCTTTCTACCCCTGGCCATTTGCCCTTGCAGTTCTCTGCACACAGCTCATCCCTTCGCTTCATTCAGGGTTCTGCCTGACTCTTACCTCCTCAGAAAGGGTCCCCGACCattcaattttacattttttctttttttttttactttttctttttttaaaaaaatcttatttaaaataagattttacccaggctgttacccaggctggactgcagcggtgtaatcacagctcactacagccttgacctcctgggcttatggatcctcccacctcaggctcctaagtagctgggactacaggcatgccccactatgcttgactaatttttaatattttttctagagatagagtctcactatcttgccagcctcgaactcctgcacTGAAGCAAtactcctaccttggcctctctaaatgctgggattacaggcatgaactgccaAGCCCAGCctcattctattttaaatagCACTGCCCTTTACTCATACTCCTATAATGCTGTGGAATATTCTGCATTGCATTTATAATTACCCaactttatgttatatatttattatcaagTTTTCCACTAGAACATCAGCTTGATAAGAACAAAGACTAGGCTCATTTTGCCTACTGCTGTGTCCCAAGCTCCGAGAGCAATGCCTGGCAAAGTTTATTGGTTGGCACTCAATAAAAACATGTTGAATGCAAGAACCCTTACAATGGAATGCTAtccaggctttaaaaaaattatgtaaggCCAAGtgctgtcattccagcactttggtaggctgaggtgggaggatacttgagcccaggggttcaagaccagtctgggcaacacaggaagaccccattctacaaaataaaaaaaattagcaaggtatAGTGGCAcagacctgtggtcccagctactcaggaagctgaggtgggaggatggcttgagcccaggaggttgaggctatagtaaaccataattgcatcactgcactccagcctatgtaacagggtgagacctcatttcaaaaaaaaaagaggtagctCAGTGGCTCTTGATGGACCAATCTGTATAACATAatgtcaagaaaaaaaggaaaggcacctataatcccagcactttgggaagctgaggtgagaggactgcttgaggctagaaatttgagactagcctgtgcatcatagcaaaaccctgcctccacaaaaaaataataaagaattacttggggccgggcgcggtggctcaagcctgtaatcccagcactttgggaggccgagacgggcggatcaagaggtcaggagatcgagaccctcctggctaacacggtgaaaccccgtctctactaaaaaatacaaaaaactagccgggcgaggttgcgggcgcctgtagtcccagctactcaggaggctgaggcaggagaatggcttaaacccgggaggcggagcttgcagtgagctgagatccggccactgcactccagcctgggtgacagagcgagactccgtctcaaaaaaaaaaaaaaaagaattacttgggtgtggtggtgcacacctgtaatccagctgctcaggagggtaagacaggatgatcgcttgagcccaggagtttgaggctacagtgagccacgatggcaccactgcactccagcctgggtgacagagcaagactctatctctaaaaataaacaaataaaaataagtgttactttggctgggcgcgatggctcatgcctgtaatcccagcactttgggaggctgaggcgggtggatcacatgaggtcaggagtttgagaccagcctcgtcaacatggtgaaacctcgtctccactaaaaatacaaaaattagctgggcatggtggcacacacctgtagtcccagctacttgggaggctgaggcaggagaatcacttgaacccgggaggcagaggttgcagtgagccaagatcacaccactgcattccagcctggtgacagagcgagcctccgtctcaaaaaaaaaaaaagaaaccctgggtgatgggttgacaggtgcagcaaaccaccatggcatactatgtaacaaacctgcacaccctgcatgtgtaccccagagctcaaaaaaaaagaaagaaagaaagaaaattgtgtaAACTTCCAACAGTGCAGTCAGCACAACATGATACATGGGGAAATTTAAGAACAtccttctgggccgggcgcggtggctcacgtctgtaatcccagcactttgggaggccgaggcaagtggatcacgaggtcaggagatcgagaccatcctggctagcacggtgaaacctcaactctactaaaatacaaaaagttagcctggtgtggtggtgggcacctgtcgtcccagctactcgggaggctgaggcaggagaatggcgtgaacccgggaggcagagcttgcagtgagccgagattttgccactgctgcactccagcctgggcagcagagcaagactctgtctcaaaaaaaaaaaaaaaaaaaaaaaaaaaaaaaaaaaatccttcttcaAACACAGATAACTTTGAgatggtcctttttttttttttgagatggagtcttactctgttccccagactggagtgcggtggcgcgatcttggctcactgcaacctacgcctcccagattcaagtgattcttctgcctcaccctcccaagtagttgggactataggcgcatgccaccatgcccggctaactttttgtaattttagtggagaccaggatggtctcaatttcctgacctcacgatccgcccacctcaggctcccaaagtgctgggattaaggtgtgagccaccatgcccggcctctttgcgaactcctgacctcaggtgatccacgcaccttggcctcctaaagtgctgggactacaggcgcgcgccaatGCACTTGGCAACAGGCGCCAATTTTCACCATTAACTGTTGCCTTAGCCAAACCCTCAAAGCTGTCAAACAATATGAAGGACAAAACAAACGGAAGTGAGGGCGAGGATTTCAGCTTTGCCAAGACAGGTGGAAAAACAGCAAACATTGTTCTTACTCGGTGTACAAATGGGAGCCCAAGGAATGGACACAGGCTTGGTGAAAACTCCTGGAGAAGGAAGCATATGGGAGAGGATGGAGAGCTGCTTTCATCCAGTCATTACTGACCCTGAAGGCTGACTAGCTGAAGCCACCTTGTAAGGCTCACAGAGATGCTGGGAAACATCAACGAACTGAACAGACAACAATCTCTGCCCTTATGAGGCTTCCATTCTACTGGCAGGAGAAAGACCACAGCAATAATGTAACACATAAGTCACACAGGGTATAAGAAGGGGgaggctaggcatagtggctcacgcctgtaatcccagcactttcagcaC
This window of the Rhinopithecus roxellana isolate Shanxi Qingling chromosome 13, ASM756505v1, whole genome shotgun sequence genome carries:
- the COMMD7 gene encoding COMM domain-containing protein 7 isoform X2; amino-acid sequence: MGRLHCTEDPVPEAVGGDMQQLNQLGAQFSALTEVLFHFLTEPKEVFTVPSLQVERFLAQLSEFATTNRISLGSLRSIVKSLLLVPNGALKKSLTAKQVQVDFITLGLSEEKATYFSEKWKQNAPTLARWAIGQTLMINQLIDMEWKFGVTSGSSEVEKVGSIFLQLKLVVKKGNQTENVYIELTLPQFYSFLHEMERVRTSMECFC
- the COMMD7 gene encoding COMM domain-containing protein 7 isoform X3, yielding MGRLHCTEDPVPEAVGGDMQQLNQLGAQQFSALTEVLFHFLTEPKEVERFLAQLSEFATTNRISLGSLRSIVKSLLLVPNGALKKSLTAKQVQVDFITLGLSEEKATYFSEKWKQNAPTLARWAIGQTLMINQLIDMEWKFGVTSGSSEVEKVGSIFLQLKLVVKKGNQTENVYIELTLPQFYSFLHEMERVRTSMECFC
- the COMMD7 gene encoding COMM domain-containing protein 7 isoform X4, which codes for MGRLHCTEDPVPEAVGGDMQQLNQLGAQFSALTEVLFHFLTEPKEVERFLAQLSEFATTNRISLGSLRSIVKSLLLVPNGALKKSLTAKQVQVDFITLGLSEEKATYFSEKWKQNAPTLARWAIGQTLMINQLIDMEWKFGVTSGSSEVEKVGSIFLQLKLVVKKGNQTENVYIELTLPQFYSFLHEMERVRTSMECFC
- the COMMD7 gene encoding COMM domain-containing protein 7 isoform X1, yielding MGRLHCTEDPVPEAVGGDMQQLNQLGAQQFSALTEVLFHFLTEPKEVFTVPSLQVERFLAQLSEFATTNRISLGSLRSIVKSLLLVPNGALKKSLTAKQVQVDFITLGLSEEKATYFSEKWKQNAPTLARWAIGQTLMINQLIDMEWKFGVTSGSSEVEKVGSIFLQLKLVVKKGNQTENVYIELTLPQFYSFLHEMERVRTSMECFC